Proteins encoded together in one Penicillium digitatum chromosome 1, complete sequence window:
- a CDS encoding Exo-beta-1,3-glucanase, putative, whose amino-acid sequence MRGVSSLAAVAAIISTVSGAIVPLHLVRAAESDALSSKTVQARASNDDDPLNWDLASYLADLTDALPTTILQQDSSTTVSSVAVIPLPTVSESPSNTIYASMATPSPELASSSKMTHDTSTATSAIITVIQTLTTSIRTFTPLPKPHTQSTRTNAPTPSPTFQEGHSHATKSCAASSNKSPETYWLDEQDHNQQGAGFAPYAKSSLYPVYRNVMDYSVVNDGSGDQTMKLQEAIDDDGERGSRKGQGVTRYPAQVYLPGGVYQLESPLNLTVGTIIVGNPLNPPIIKAAPGFRGDYLIMGYDSHNGNPETSFAMLVKNVILDTTALDPDRQFTALQWGVAQGSGLTNVKIRMPKNSIGHTGIALNAGSTIAITDVHIIGGFVGIKNSNQQVNFKSIYFESCRTAFSAAGGWTVLLQQATFDRCGTGIDMTGNGLGSLVLLDSTSTNTGPVVRFHDSSHDSGNKNSQFLIQNLEHDTSNAIAVDAEGNVALAATSHVDTWVWGTVASETYETGESRNTKRPAPLLVGDKYFTKAQPTYQDYSTADIVNVKTVSGHTVKGDGNTDDTKGLNAILAENADSCKITYIPFGVYRVSDTIFVPVGTRIVGEAWAVISGYGDKFKDSNNPRPVVQLGNPGDIGMIEIQDMRFSVGEILPGAKIIEINAAGDQPGDVGLWNTMAMVGGTADTSIASACTSQDPKDCMAAFMVMHLTESSSAYIENFWGWTADHNLDSESLFTIISTGRGILIESTKGTWLTGTGSEHHWLYNYNFHNAQNVYAGLLQTETPYMQGQGEYEAAPAPWTAVAKYGDPDFSWCAAEDQKCRTAMATNVDGGSDIALYNSAAWAFFDGYWNGLYNEPCNGNCQTNMMRVTNNPQNLVWYSISTRMTDVMVLDGRSNPREADHKGGWGAIIQVYSQFTA is encoded by the exons ATGCGGGGTGTCTCTTCTCTAGCTGCAGTAGCAGCTATTATATCTACAGTATCAGGTGCTATTGTGCCTCTGCATTTGGTGCGTGCTGCTGAATCAGATGCACTTTCGTCCAAAACGGTTCAAGCAAGAGCATCAAATGATGACGACCCTCTTAATTGGGATCTTGCATCTTACTTGGCAGATCTTACCGATGCACTACCAACTACAATTCTTCAGCAAGACTCGAGTACCACAGTTTCGTCGGTTGCAGTAATTCCTCTCCCCACAGTCTCAGAATCTCCGTCGAATACTATCTACGCTTCGATGGCAACTCCTTCACCGGAGCTGGCTAGTTCCTCAAAAATGACACATGATACTTCGACAGCAACTAGCGCTATTATCACGGTCATCCAAACCCTCACAACAAGTATAAGGACTTTTACCCCATTACCAAAACCCCACACTCAATCGACAAGAACTAATGCTCCGACCCCATC TCCAACATTCCAAGAAGGCCATTCGCACGCGACAAAATCTTGTGCTGCTTCTTCCAACAAATCACCAGAGACCTACTGGCTTGATGAGCAGGACCACAACCAACAAGGAGCAGGGTTTGCTCCCTACGCTAAATCATCGCTCTACCCGGTGTACCGCAATGTGATGGATTACTCAGTCGTCAATGATGGCAGTGGCGATCAAACCATGAAACTGCAGGAGGCCATAGACGATGACGGCGAAAGAGGCAGTCGTAAGGGTCAAGGTGTCACGCGTTACCCTGCCCAAGTCTACCTTCCAGGTGGCGTATACCAGCTTGAAAGCCCTCTCAACCTGACAGTGGGTACTATAATTGTTGGCAATCCGTTAAATCCACCCATCATCAAGGCTGCGCCCGGATTCCGTGGTGACTATCTCATTATGGGGTACGATTCACACAACGGTAACCCAGAAACTAGCTTTGCCATGCTTGTCAAGAACGTGATCCTGGACACGACTGCCCTCGACCCGGATCGCCAGTTCACTGCGCTTCAGTGGGGAGTTGCCCAAGGATCAGGCCTGACAAATGTGAAGATTCGAATGCCAAAAAACTCCATTGGCCACACGGGAATCGCCCTCAACGCTGGGTCAACAATTGCCATTACGGATGTG CATATTATTGGCGGATTTGTCGGGATCAAGAACTCCAACCAACAGGTCAACTTCAAAAGCATCTATTTCGAGTCTTGCAGAACAGCTTTCTCCGCAGCAGGTGGCTGGACTGTGCTGCTCCAACAGGCAACCTTTGATCGCTGCGGCACTGGCATCGATATGACTGGTAATGGATTGGGTAGTCTGGTGCTTCTGGATTCCACTTCCACCAACACTGGACCAGTAGTCAGATTCCATGACTCGTCCCATGATTCCGGAAACAAAAATAGCCAATTCCTCATCCAGAATCTCGAGCATGATACTTCGAACGCTATCGCAGTCGACGCGGAGGGAAATGTGGCACTGGCCGCTACCTCTCATGTCGATACCTGGGTCTGGGGTACTGTCGCTTCAGAGACCTATGAGACTGGGGAAAGCCGGAACACAAAGCGCCCGGCCCCTTTGCTGGTGGGAGACAAATACTTTACGAAGGCCCAGCCAACCTATCAAGATTACAGCACGGCGGACATTGTGAATGTGAAGACCGTATCTGGACACACAGTGAAAGGTGACGGTAACACTGACGACACCAAAGGTCTGAACGCTATCTTGGCTGAAAATGCCGATTCGTGTAAGATCACATACATTCCCTTTGGTGTATATCGAGTCTCAGATACTATCTTTGTCCCAGTCGGAACTCGCATTGTCGGAGAAGCATGGGCCGTCATATCTGGATATGGCGACAAGTTCAAGGATTCGAACAATCCGAGGCCTGTTGTTCAACTTGGCAACCCCGGCGACATCGGGATGATTGAAATCCAAGACATGCGATTCTCGGTCGGCGAGATCCTCCCGGGGGCCAAGATCATTGAAATCAATGCTGCAGGCGATCAGCCTGGCGATGTTGGTCTTTGGAACACGATGGCGATGGTGGGGGGAACCGCTGATACCAGCATCGCCAGTGCTTGCACGTCACAAGATCCAAAGGACTGCATGGCCGCGTTCATGGTGATGCACCTGACCGAGAGCTCTTCTGCATATATCGAGAACTTCTGGGGATGGACCGCCGACCACAATCTTGACAGCGAGTCACTTTTCACTATCATCTCAACTGGCCGTGGAATCTTGATCGAGTCCACCAAGGGCACCTGGCTGACAGGAACCGGTTCCGAGCATCACTGGCTGTACAACTATAACTTCCACAACGCTCAGAACGTCTATGCGGGTCTTTTACAAACAGAGACACCCTACATGCAAGGTCAGGGCGAGTACGAGGCTGCGCCAGCGCCATGGACAGCCGTTGCCAAATACGGCGACCCTGATTTCTCGTGGTGTGCGGCAGAAGACCAAAAGTGTCGCACTGCGATGGCTACGAATGTGGACGGTGGATCTGACATTGCGCTATACAACTCCGCTGCCTGGGCCTTCTTCGATGGATATTGGAATGGCCTGTATAATGAGCCTTGCAACGGGAACTGCCAAACCAACATGATGCGGGTGACGAATAACCCTCAAAATCTGGTTTGGTACTCGATCAGCACGCGCATGACGGACGTGATGGTGCTCGATGGGAGGAGCAATCCCCGTGAAGCTGACCACAAAGGCGGGTGGGGAGCCATCATCCAGGTTTATAGCCAGTTTACCGCGTGA
- a CDS encoding Putative Domain membrane protein: MSEASLSSFNDDSDPENTSSSEVWQDAPQNSPQDEQISPHIRFRSNASFMQGARRDPPAVGLREEWDHAHSQALPHRPSMPYSHESEDITETSLQDREPQPREAGGESGIERIDQNKPPEEEKKKGDEEKEDEKKEPEPTEQRSTREKWRTVTRNLRQKASEFGDRLGRPQAEGDDLTSGRYHADWATGGAVALSDMTDDKHKSVETKKQHQKGTSSEAHRLVRDLTQDHSQKRRKGRGKPYPHAGTEFQDEENETGAEASLRYRSGGGGILSQLIKLQGGQQQDAGGQSRTSTDSSRSAESVPSGAPTPTGKKGKPKPVKWYKKPQNTSTSTLIGGGPDSFSGASTPVSSEILSQASKRRDKEGGGGGGGGRNIRLEDEIRVTVHIAEIICRQRYIMQLCRALMLFGAPTHRLEEYMQMTAKVLEVDSQFLYLPGCMLMSFDDPSTRTTEVKLVRVAQGVDLARLSDTHLIYKNVIHDAIGIEEAIQELDSVIKKKPQYHKVIIVLVYGLATATVGPYAFSARLIDMPIIFLNGLLVGLMQHVAAPRSVLYSNVFEVTSTVVTSFLARAFGSIALGVVDGKPEYLFCFSAIAQSSIALILPGFLVLCSSLELQSHQIIAGSIRMVYALLFSLFIGYGITVGTTIYGLIDNNAVSDTSCPAKGAFKNQYVQRFPFVAIMTVWILIINQGKWKQLPPMSIIALSGYISNYFSTKKLGSNSQVANTVGAFVIGIMGNMYSRLWHGHAATAILPGIFILVPSGLASTGSLISGVQSADEIRQNVGSHGAASSAPGAGLQSNNSLFSLGFGMVQVAIGITIGLFISALVVYPYGKARSGLFSF; the protein is encoded by the coding sequence ATGTCGGAAGCATCTCTCAGCAGCTTCAACGATGACTCGGACCCAGAAAATACAAGCTCGTCCGAGGTTTGGCAGGATGCACCTCAAAACAGCCCACAAGATGAACAGATCTCACCTCATATTCGATTTCGATCAAATGCCAGCTTCATGCAGGGGGCTCGGCGTGACCCTCCGGCAGTAGGTCTGCGGGAAGAGTGGGATCATGCCCATAGTCAAGCGCTGCCCCATCGACCATCAATGCCATACTCCCACGAATCTGAGGATATCACCGAAACATCACTGCAAGATCGTGAGCCACAGCCCAGGGAGGCAGGCGGCGAGTCAGGCATCGAGAGGATAGACCAGAACAAGCCAccggaagaggagaagaagaagggagacgaggaaaaagaagatgagaaaaaggAGCCTGAGCCCACCGAACAGCGATCTACAAGGGAGAAATGGCGAACGGTGACCAGGAATCTCAGACAGAAAGCATCAGAATTTGGTGACCGTCTGGGTCGCCCACAGGCCGAGGGAGACGACTTGACATCCGGAAGGTATCACGCGGACTGGGCGACTGGCGGTGCAGTTGCCCTCTCTGACATGACGGATGACAAACATAAAAGCGtggagacgaagaagcaACACCAGAAAGGAACCAGCTCCGAAGCTCATCGTTTGGTGCGAGACCTGACACAGGATCATTCCCAAAAACGCCGCAAAGGTCGAGGAAAGCCTTATCCTCACGCCGGGACCGAGTTCCAAGACGAAGAGAATGAGACGGGAGCAGAGGCGAGCTTGAGATATCGCTCTGGCGGCGGCGGGATCTTGTCACAGTTGATCAAATTACAAGGTGGTCAGCAACAAGATGCTGGAGGTCAGTCTCGAACGTCAACTGACTCGTCCCGCAGCGCAGAATCCGTCCCTAGCGGGGCCCCAACACCAACAGGAAAGAAGGGAAAACCCAAACCAGTGAAATGGTACAAAAAACCCCAAAACACGTCGACCTCGACCTTGATTGGTGGGGGTCCGGACAGTTTCAGTGGTGCAAGCACTCCTGTTTCAAGCGAAATCCTGTCACAAGCCTCGAAGCGTCGCGACAAGGAGGGAggcggtggcggcggtggaGGTCGCAATATTCGGCTCGAGGATGAAATTCGAGTGACCGTACACATTGCAGAGATTATCTGTCGGCAGCGGTATATCATGCAGCTCTGCAGAGCATTGATGCTCTTCGGTGCTCCCACACATAGACTTGAAGAATACATGCAGATGACCGCCAAGGTGTTGGAGGTTGACAGCCAATTCCTGTATCTGCCGGGTTGCATGCTCATGTCATTCGATGACCCTTCTACGCGCACGACGGAGGTGAAGCTGGTTCGCGTGGCCCAGGGAGTTGATTTGGCTCGCCTATCGGATACACATCTGATCTATAAGAATGTGATCCACGATGCGATCGGCATCGAGGAAGCAATCCAGGAGCTTGATTCAGTCATCAAGAAAAAACCTCAGTACCACAAAGTCATCATTGTCTTGGTGTATGGGTTGGCCACGGCAACTGTGGGACCTTATGCTTTTAGTGCTAGGTTGATTGATATGCCGATCATTTTTCTCAATGGGCTACTTGTTGGTTTGATGCAACATGTCGCCGCGCCTCGTTCGGTGCTGTATTCAAATGTCTTTGAAGTGACATCGACAGTTGTGACATCCTTCCTTGCCCGAGCATTCGGTAGCATCGCCCTTGGAGTTGTAGACGGCAAGCCAGAATACCTCTTTTGCTTTTCCGCCATTGCGCAATCGTCGATTGCATTGATATTGCCGGGATTCCTTGTTCTTTGTAGTAGCTTGGAACTTCAGTCCCATCAGATCATCGCGGGCTCCATTCGGATGGTCTACgctcttctcttctcattGTTCATTGGATATGGAATTACCGTTGGCACCACCATCTACGGGCTGATAGACAACAATGCGGTATCCGACACCTCCTGCCCTGCGAAGGGGGCCTTCAAAAATCAATATGTTCAACGCTTCCCCTTCGTTGCGATCATGACCGTCTGGATTTTGATCATAAATCAAGGGAAATGGAAACAGCTCCCACCTATGAGCATCATCGCTTTGTCGGGCTACATTAGCAACTACTTCAGCACGAAGAAACTAGGATCAAACTCCCAGGTTGCGAACACAGTCGGTGCGTTTGTCATCGGCATCATGGGAAACATGTACAGTCGGCTCTGGCATGGGCACGCTGCGACCGCTATTCTGCCTGGAATCTTCATTCTGGTTCCATCTGGACTTGCTTCGACGGGGTCTCTCATCTCGGGTGTACAGTCCGCAGATGAAATTCGCCAAAACGTTGGGTCTCATGGTGCCGCTAGTTCAGCACCTGGCGCTGGTTTGCAGTCTAACAATTCCTTGTTCAGTCTAGGTTTTGGTATGGTTCAAGTAGCAATTGGTATTACAATTGGCTTGTTCATTTCCGCACTGGTGGTTTATCCATACGGCAAGGCCCGCAGCGGACTGTTCAGTTTCTAG